A single Carnobacterium alterfunditum DSM 5972 DNA region contains:
- a CDS encoding osmoprotectant ABC transporter substrate-binding protein yields MNKIQKIAALFMTAIVLSSCSLPGLGGGFNEEGITITGGSNTESQIVGYIIEGMVEHYIDIDAQIINNLGSSSLNHQALIGGDANVAAIKYTGTSLTGELGQSPVTDPEKALNLVVDGFAAEFEQKWFPTYGFANTYAFMVTKELADEHNLVTISDLEKIAGELDAGVDNSWIERKGDGYDAFLKTYDFDFKRVYPMQIGLVYNALQAEEMDVVLGYSTDGRIKSYDLIVLEDDKQLFPPYDASPLATFEVLEAYPELNEVLLKLQSSITNEKMQELNFISDNNLIEPKVVADDFLKENNYFETVEVNEEGGTQ; encoded by the coding sequence ATGAATAAAATTCAAAAAATTGCTGCCCTTTTTATGACAGCAATAGTATTAAGCAGTTGTTCATTACCTGGTCTAGGTGGTGGGTTTAATGAAGAAGGGATAACGATTACTGGTGGTTCAAATACAGAATCACAAATTGTAGGTTATATTATTGAAGGGATGGTTGAACATTATATCGATATAGATGCTCAGATCATAAATAATTTGGGGTCGTCTTCTTTAAACCATCAAGCTTTGATAGGTGGAGATGCTAATGTAGCTGCTATAAAATATACAGGAACTTCTTTGACAGGTGAATTAGGACAAAGTCCGGTTACTGATCCTGAAAAAGCATTAAATCTAGTTGTAGATGGATTTGCTGCTGAGTTTGAGCAAAAATGGTTTCCAACATATGGTTTTGCGAATACGTATGCTTTTATGGTGACAAAAGAACTTGCAGATGAACATAACTTAGTTACTATCAGTGATCTAGAAAAAATAGCTGGTGAATTAGATGCCGGAGTAGATAACTCATGGATCGAACGTAAGGGAGACGGCTATGACGCGTTTCTAAAGACGTATGATTTTGATTTCAAACGTGTCTACCCTATGCAAATCGGGTTAGTTTACAATGCATTACAAGCTGAAGAAATGGATGTTGTGTTAGGTTATTCAACGGATGGACGTATTAAAAGTTACGACCTGATCGTTTTGGAAGATGATAAGCAATTATTTCCTCCCTATGATGCCAGCCCACTTGCGACTTTTGAAGTATTAGAAGCCTATCCTGAATTAAATGAAGTTTTATTAAAATTACAAAGTTCTATAACAAATGAAAAAATGCAAGAATTAAACTTTATTTCAGATAATAATTTAATCGAACCTAAAGTTGTAGCCGATGATTTTTTGAAAGAAAATAATTATTTTGAAACTGTCGAAGTAAATGAAGAAGGGGGCACACAGTAA
- a CDS encoding V-type ATP synthase subunit E, with protein sequence MSDLKLLTDRLIENKKAEVQDKIKKAEAEKVKMHTEAANKLAAEKTKQLTLIDSRLARQFEQDKHTLQINKRDQMLSAKQKVLKTVFNEAEEQMNQWTDSEFQQFLLRVLQQHKDSKSIELILGQNSLDKVSTDWISNTAKKVANVQSSNEFISKKNGFILKKSGIQYNYLFDELIKDIKGELVSSVSKKLFD encoded by the coding sequence ATGTCAGATTTGAAATTATTAACGGATCGTTTAATTGAAAATAAAAAAGCTGAAGTGCAAGATAAAATAAAAAAAGCCGAAGCTGAAAAAGTGAAAATGCATACAGAAGCAGCTAATAAATTAGCTGCAGAAAAAACAAAACAATTAACTTTAATCGATTCTCGTTTGGCAAGACAATTTGAACAAGATAAGCATACGCTTCAAATCAATAAGAGAGATCAAATGCTTTCTGCAAAACAAAAAGTATTGAAAACTGTCTTTAACGAAGCTGAAGAACAAATGAATCAATGGACAGACTCAGAATTCCAACAATTTTTATTGAGGGTTTTACAGCAGCATAAAGATAGTAAATCCATCGAATTGATATTAGGTCAAAATTCGTTAGATAAAGTATCAACTGACTGGATCAGTAATACAGCTAAAAAAGTAGCTAATGTTCAATCTTCAAATGAGTTTATTTCTAAAAAGAATGGCTTTATTCTTAAAAAGAGTGGGATACAATACAATTATTTATTTGATGAATTGATCAAAGACATTAAAGGCGAACTTGTTTCATCAGTTTCAAAAAAATTATTTGATTAA
- a CDS encoding V-type ATP synthase subunit K, whose translation MENWVTFFSENGGIVFAALGVAFATLFAGTGSAKGVGIAGEAAAALTTEQPEKFGQSLILMLLPGTQGLYGFVIAFLIYLNTGFDTSLAEGMYMFMASLPIAFTGLTSGIAQGRVAAAGIQILAKRPEHATKGIVFAAMVETYAILGFVISFLMIFNA comes from the coding sequence ATGGAAAATTGGGTAACTTTTTTTAGTGAAAACGGTGGAATAGTATTTGCAGCTTTAGGTGTTGCTTTTGCTACATTATTTGCAGGAACAGGGTCAGCTAAAGGTGTCGGTATCGCTGGTGAAGCAGCAGCAGCTTTAACAACTGAACAACCAGAAAAATTTGGTCAATCTTTAATTTTGATGCTACTACCAGGTACACAAGGATTATATGGATTTGTTATTGCCTTCTTAATCTATTTAAACACTGGATTTGATACTAGTTTGGCTGAAGGTATGTACATGTTTATGGCTTCATTACCAATTGCTTTTACAGGACTAACCTCTGGTATAGCTCAAGGGCGCGTAGCAGCTGCAGGTATCCAAATTTTAGCAAAAAGACCAGAACATGCTACTAAAGGGATCGTATTTGCAGCGATGGTTGAAACGTATGCAATCTTAGGTTTCGTTATTTCATTCTTAATGATATTTAACGCTTAA
- a CDS encoding IS30 family transposase, translating into MTYTHLTTDELVMIESYYHKNISVAKIAIYLNRTRTPIYTVINFLKEGHTALEYYQQYKENKRRCGRHRIVLPKKQQAYIKDKVAQGWTPDVIIGRAEESIKCSVRTLYRQFKEKIFDETTLPMKGKRKPNGHKERRGKQAFKRNIAEREKDYPQFTKEFGHIEGDTIVGVQHKSAVITLVERLSKVIITLKPKGRKASDIELAMNRWFQVIPRNLFRSITFDCGKEFSNWKSLCNQHDVSIYFADPGTPSQRALNENSNGLLRKDGLPKEMDFNQVDQSFVSSVADKRNNIPRKSLKYQTPLEVFLSYMSEDILSSLI; encoded by the coding sequence ATGACCTACACACATCTTACCACGGATGAGCTAGTGATGATAGAATCTTATTATCACAAAAATATCTCAGTTGCCAAAATAGCCATCTATTTAAACCGAACTCGTACACCCATTTATACCGTCATCAACTTCTTAAAAGAAGGTCATACGGCCCTTGAGTATTACCAACAATACAAGGAAAATAAAAGGCGTTGCGGGCGTCACAGAATCGTTCTCCCAAAGAAACAACAGGCCTACATTAAAGATAAAGTCGCTCAAGGTTGGACTCCTGATGTCATTATTGGTCGGGCGGAAGAGTCCATTAAGTGTTCTGTTCGTACCCTTTACCGCCAATTCAAAGAAAAAATCTTTGATGAAACCACACTTCCAATGAAGGGGAAGAGAAAGCCAAATGGTCATAAAGAACGTCGAGGAAAACAAGCTTTCAAGCGGAATATCGCAGAAAGAGAGAAAGATTACCCTCAATTCACTAAAGAATTTGGCCATATAGAAGGCGACACCATTGTAGGTGTCCAGCATAAAAGTGCGGTCATAACGTTAGTGGAACGTTTGTCGAAAGTCATTATTACCTTGAAACCCAAGGGACGCAAGGCCAGTGATATTGAACTAGCTATGAACCGTTGGTTTCAAGTTATTCCTAGAAATTTATTCCGCTCTATCACGTTTGATTGTGGAAAAGAATTTTCAAACTGGAAATCATTATGCAACCAACATGATGTTTCCATCTATTTCGCGGATCCTGGAACACCTTCACAACGGGCTTTGAACGAAAATTCGAATGGTTTGCTACGAAAAGATGGCTTACCAAAAGAAATGGACTTTAATCAAGTCGACCAATCGTTTGTTTCCTCCGTTGCAGACAAGAGAAATAATATTCCAAGAAAATCATTGAAGTATCAAACACCATTGGAAGTATTTTTGAGTTACATGAGTGAAGATATTTTGTCTAGCTTAATTTGA
- a CDS encoding ABC transporter permease — translation MAEFFAANGSDLLLKTWEHFYISAFALILGVIVAVPLGIALTRFEKSAKFIIGLATILQTVPSLALLALMIPIFGIGKVPAIAALFIYSLLPILRNTYIGMNGVDVDLKDAGKGMGMTNLQMIRRVELPQAAPVIMAGIRLSGVYVISWAALASFIGAGGLGDFIFNGLNLFIPSLIIGGTIPVTMLALLTDFGLGKLEKKVTPRMMQGNE, via the coding sequence ATGGCTGAATTTTTTGCAGCAAATGGCTCTGATTTGCTCCTGAAGACATGGGAACATTTTTATATTTCAGCATTTGCATTGATATTAGGTGTTATCGTAGCTGTCCCTTTAGGAATAGCATTAACGCGGTTTGAAAAAAGCGCTAAATTTATTATTGGTTTAGCTACTATCCTACAAACTGTTCCCTCTTTAGCGTTGTTGGCTCTAATGATCCCTATATTTGGAATTGGGAAGGTACCGGCAATCGCTGCATTGTTTATCTATTCATTATTGCCTATTTTGAGAAATACTTACATAGGCATGAACGGAGTAGATGTTGATTTAAAAGACGCAGGCAAAGGAATGGGGATGACCAATCTCCAGATGATTCGTCGTGTTGAGCTGCCCCAAGCTGCACCAGTTATTATGGCAGGAATTCGCTTATCCGGTGTTTATGTAATATCTTGGGCAGCTTTAGCATCTTTTATTGGTGCTGGAGGGTTAGGCGATTTCATCTTTAATGGATTAAATCTTTTTATCCCTAGTCTAATTATCGGTGGAACTATTCCGGTGACTATGCTTGCATTGTTAACCGATTTCGGACTAGGAAAACTAGAAAAAAAAGTAACACCTAGAATGATGCAAGGAAATGAATAG
- a CDS encoding ABC transporter permease encodes MAQMNIWEQLIFYFSENGLYIWSQFIRHFLISIYGVLFAGIIGVPLGFWISRHRKLADWVIGAANVIQTIPSLAMLSILMLGLGLGVNTVITTVFLYSLLPIIKNTYAGVKNVDKNILDSGKGMGMTKWQLTYMVELPLALSVIMAGIRNAMVVGIGVTAIGTFIGAGGLGDIITRGVNVTDGGAIILAGAIPAALMAVISDLILGWIEKKLDPTKNKRILT; translated from the coding sequence ATGGCACAAATGAATATATGGGAGCAATTAATTTTCTATTTTTCTGAAAATGGGTTATATATATGGAGCCAATTTATTCGCCACTTTTTGATATCAATTTATGGTGTGCTTTTTGCTGGGATCATTGGTGTTCCTCTTGGTTTCTGGATTTCTCGCCATAGAAAATTAGCAGACTGGGTAATTGGAGCAGCTAATGTGATCCAAACCATCCCTTCATTAGCGATGTTATCTATCTTAATGTTGGGTCTGGGTTTAGGTGTGAATACGGTTATTACAACAGTATTTTTATATTCATTATTGCCAATCATTAAAAACACCTACGCAGGAGTTAAAAACGTAGATAAAAATATTTTAGATTCAGGTAAAGGTATGGGTATGACAAAATGGCAGTTAACCTATATGGTTGAACTTCCTTTAGCATTGTCTGTTATTATGGCTGGAATCCGTAATGCTATGGTAGTCGGCATTGGAGTAACGGCAATCGGAACCTTTATTGGTGCTGGAGGTCTAGGTGATATTATCACCAGAGGAGTAAATGTAACTGATGGAGGAGCCATTATCCTTGCAGGCGCCATCCCTGCAGCTTTAATGGCAGTAATCAGTGATCTGATATTAGGTTGGATCGAGAAAAAATTGGACCCAACAAAAAATAAAAGAATATTAACATGA
- a CDS encoding V-type ATP synthase subunit I — protein sequence MAIAKMKQMTLLAEQGNKDSVLKAVQELQKLELVELSTLEEPELLDYYSTDTAPKKRAVYEEKLKEIQGALLFLNQHIAKPGMIEKLKKGREEYTLEELEKHIADSNLDQTIVELEKTEKRLVELDQMKKNLTEKEEFLRKWQNMNFNPNDLKSFHLMSGTVGSIASGNVEDFEEAVEAVENSYLKKIFHYKDEASYLILVPSNLESLMEEVFEQFQLSRIVYPYKMAPQDELKTALKEMKNVQKEEKESKDTIKTFKEKARELQLGEEYYYNLVEREIGKTLLLNGNDLFILNGWLEEERIPELNSLLDEHVGKESYVVIADEIKFRDYAKVPVVLKNNKLVKPFESITEMYSMPKYDDVDPTPFMMPFYFVFFGMMSADLGYGILLWVVTLATSKLFKLDKSMKIFMQLFHYLSYSVIVWGVVYGSFFGYTLPFQLLSITNDVITILILSVVFGFIQLIYGLILNGGIKWRKQQRAASYIDGTAWALILLGVGLLVINMALWNNELIQTISYVVIIANVIGIILMTMLASDNKAAGFGLGLYNIYGATNYIGDIVSYTRLMALGVSGGSIAVAFNSIVDIFPTGLKFTIGALLFIVLHALNIFLTYLSAYIHTIRLQYVEFFGKFYEGGGRALSPFKTFEKHIYLKNRTNK from the coding sequence ATGGCAATAGCTAAAATGAAACAAATGACACTTTTAGCTGAACAAGGAAATAAAGATTCTGTTTTAAAAGCAGTACAAGAATTGCAAAAACTTGAATTGGTCGAGTTATCTACTCTAGAAGAACCAGAACTTCTTGATTATTATTCAACGGATACAGCCCCTAAAAAACGTGCTGTTTATGAAGAAAAGTTGAAGGAAATCCAAGGAGCATTACTTTTTTTGAACCAACATATTGCTAAACCAGGTATGATTGAAAAGTTGAAAAAAGGTCGTGAAGAGTATACTCTCGAAGAACTTGAAAAGCATATCGCTGATTCTAATCTTGATCAAACAATCGTTGAGTTAGAAAAAACAGAAAAAAGACTGGTTGAACTAGATCAGATGAAAAAAAATCTCACTGAAAAAGAAGAGTTTCTTCGAAAATGGCAGAATATGAATTTTAATCCTAATGATTTAAAATCATTTCATCTAATGTCAGGGACTGTTGGAAGCATAGCTTCTGGTAATGTTGAAGATTTTGAAGAAGCAGTCGAAGCAGTCGAAAACAGCTATTTAAAAAAGATATTTCATTATAAAGATGAAGCTTCCTATTTAATTTTAGTACCGTCAAATTTAGAATCTTTAATGGAAGAAGTTTTTGAACAATTTCAATTGTCAAGAATCGTTTATCCATATAAGATGGCGCCTCAAGATGAGTTGAAGACGGCGCTTAAAGAAATGAAGAATGTCCAAAAAGAGGAAAAAGAATCAAAAGATACAATAAAAACATTTAAAGAAAAAGCAAGAGAGCTGCAACTAGGTGAGGAATACTATTACAATCTAGTTGAAAGAGAAATTGGAAAAACCCTTTTGTTAAATGGTAATGACTTGTTTATTTTAAATGGCTGGTTAGAAGAGGAACGAATTCCTGAATTGAATAGCCTTTTAGACGAACATGTTGGGAAAGAAAGTTACGTTGTTATTGCAGATGAAATTAAATTTAGGGACTACGCTAAAGTGCCCGTCGTTTTAAAGAATAATAAATTGGTTAAACCTTTTGAAAGTATTACAGAAATGTACAGTATGCCAAAATACGATGATGTAGATCCTACGCCATTTATGATGCCTTTTTATTTTGTCTTTTTTGGAATGATGAGTGCAGATTTAGGTTATGGAATCTTGCTTTGGGTTGTAACTTTAGCCACATCTAAATTATTCAAGCTTGATAAGAGTATGAAAATCTTTATGCAACTCTTTCATTATTTATCTTATTCAGTAATTGTTTGGGGAGTCGTTTACGGAAGTTTCTTCGGGTACACCCTGCCATTCCAATTGTTGTCTATTACGAATGATGTAATCACTATCTTAATCTTATCTGTAGTATTTGGATTTATCCAATTGATTTACGGATTGATTTTAAATGGTGGTATAAAATGGCGTAAACAACAAAGAGCAGCCAGTTATATTGATGGGACAGCATGGGCTCTTATTCTATTAGGAGTTGGTCTTTTAGTGATCAATATGGCGTTATGGAATAATGAACTTATACAAACGATCTCTTATGTTGTGATCATTGCAAATGTCATTGGAATTATATTGATGACTATGTTGGCATCAGATAATAAAGCAGCAGGTTTTGGTTTAGGCCTTTACAATATTTATGGCGCAACCAATTACATTGGAGATATAGTAAGTTATACACGTTTGATGGCTCTAGGGGTTTCCGGTGGGAGTATTGCGGTAGCATTTAATTCTATTGTAGATATTTTCCCAACAGGATTAAAATTCACGATCGGTGCCTTATTATTTATTGTCTTACACGCATTAAACATTTTCTTAACGTATTTAAGTGCATATATCCATACAATAAGACTTCAATATGTTGAATTCTTCGGTAAATTTTACGAAGGAGGAGGAAGAGCGTTAAGTCCTTTTAAAACTTTTGAAAAACATATATATTTAAAAAATAGAACCAACAAATAA
- a CDS encoding betaine/proline/choline family ABC transporter ATP-binding protein (Members of the family are the ATP-binding subunit of ABC transporters for substrates such as betaine, L-proline or other amino acids, choline, carnitine, etc. The substrate specificity is best determined from the substrate-binding subunit, rather than this subunit, as it interacts with the permease subunit and not with substrate directly.) has translation MIEFKNVSKVYKNGKKAVDNINLIFNDGEFIVFIGTSGSGKTTSMRMINRMIEPTSGQILIDGEDIMEKDPVRLRRKIGYVIQQIGLMPHMTIYDNIVMVPKLLKWPEEKQREAAERLLAKVDLPKEFLSRYPAELSGGQQQRIGVIRALAADQDIILMDEPFGALDPITRDALQELVKELQKEMGKTFIFVTHDMDEALKLADRIVIMQEGRVVQFDTPDSILAEPANKFVEDFIGEDRLIQARSNMQTVDQVMIKNPISVTPGKSISEAIRLMRDKRVDSLFVTDDSGVLKGYVDIERIDRNRKRATSVGDIMVEKVYFVREGTLLRDTVQKILKRGFKNIAVVDDKNRLIGLVTRASLVDVVYDTIWGEEEEELANGSLFEATTPEKLNE, from the coding sequence TTGATAGAATTTAAAAATGTTTCCAAAGTATATAAAAATGGAAAAAAGGCCGTCGATAATATTAACCTTATATTTAATGATGGAGAGTTTATTGTTTTCATCGGTACAAGTGGAAGTGGAAAAACAACTTCGATGCGTATGATAAACCGAATGATCGAACCAACTTCAGGTCAAATCTTAATTGATGGGGAAGATATTATGGAGAAAGACCCTGTTCGCTTGAGACGGAAAATAGGTTATGTTATTCAACAAATCGGTCTAATGCCACACATGACGATCTATGATAATATTGTCATGGTTCCTAAATTATTAAAATGGCCAGAAGAGAAGCAACGTGAAGCTGCTGAACGGTTGCTTGCAAAAGTAGATTTGCCAAAAGAGTTCTTGTCACGCTATCCAGCGGAACTTTCAGGAGGTCAACAACAAAGAATTGGCGTTATCCGTGCCTTAGCGGCCGATCAAGATATTATTCTGATGGATGAACCATTTGGAGCACTAGATCCTATCACTAGAGATGCTTTGCAAGAACTAGTAAAAGAGCTGCAAAAAGAGATGGGAAAAACGTTTATTTTTGTTACTCATGATATGGATGAAGCCTTAAAATTAGCTGATCGTATTGTGATCATGCAAGAGGGACGTGTGGTGCAATTCGATACTCCTGATAGCATATTGGCTGAGCCGGCTAATAAATTTGTAGAAGATTTTATTGGAGAAGATCGGTTGATCCAAGCTAGATCAAATATGCAAACTGTAGATCAAGTTATGATAAAAAATCCAATCTCAGTAACCCCAGGGAAATCTATTTCAGAGGCTATTCGCTTAATGAGAGATAAACGGGTCGATTCGTTATTTGTTACGGACGATTCAGGTGTCTTAAAAGGATATGTAGATATTGAAAGAATTGATCGTAACCGCAAAAGAGCTACAAGCGTAGGGGATATTATGGTAGAAAAAGTTTACTTTGTTCGAGAAGGAACCCTGTTAAGAGATACAGTTCAAAAAATACTAAAGCGCGGCTTTAAAAATATTGCAGTTGTAGATGATAAAAATCGTTTAATAGGTTTGGTTACTCGTGCATCATTGGTGGATGTTGTTTATGATACTATATGGGGCGAAGAAGAAGAAGAACTGGCAAATGGCAGTCTTTTCGAAGCAACCACTCCTGAAAAACTTAATGAATAG
- a CDS encoding DegV family protein — MEYKIIADSCCDLPLAFIKNNDIEIINLMINLDGKDFVDDMGETFDRDAFFEALKNGAKATSSQVNIGTFIEVFKKYVVKGQPIIFLGLSSGLSGSYNNALAAVEMLKETYEQVNITIVDSKAACLGEGLLVYEAVNRKKEGQSLEEVVTWLEDNKMKLHSWVTVDDIRHLERSGRISSVSATLGSVLNVKPIIVMNEKGGLVPSAKVRGRKKSLHYLINKTVEGIVDPENQTIFIGHVGVPEEAEWIKKEIESKIKVKDIQIHPYGPTIATHTGFGSVALFSFGEVRK; from the coding sequence ATGGAGTATAAAATTATTGCAGATTCATGTTGTGATCTACCGTTAGCTTTTATAAAAAATAATGATATTGAAATTATAAATTTAATGATCAACCTTGACGGAAAAGATTTTGTGGATGATATGGGAGAGACTTTTGATAGAGATGCTTTTTTTGAGGCATTAAAAAACGGTGCAAAGGCTACTAGTTCCCAAGTCAACATTGGGACATTTATAGAAGTATTCAAAAAGTATGTTGTTAAAGGACAACCCATTATATTTTTAGGGTTATCTTCAGGTTTAAGCGGTTCTTACAATAACGCTTTAGCAGCTGTAGAAATGTTGAAAGAAACATACGAACAAGTAAACATAACCATTGTTGACAGTAAAGCAGCTTGCTTGGGGGAAGGGCTCCTAGTATATGAAGCTGTAAATAGAAAAAAAGAAGGTCAGTCTTTAGAAGAAGTTGTAACTTGGTTAGAAGACAATAAAATGAAACTTCATTCATGGGTAACAGTCGATGATATTAGGCATCTTGAACGCAGTGGGAGAATATCTTCAGTTTCAGCAACTCTTGGAAGTGTTTTGAATGTTAAGCCCATCATAGTTATGAATGAAAAAGGGGGCTTAGTTCCGTCCGCTAAAGTTAGAGGCAGAAAAAAATCATTACACTATTTAATTAATAAGACAGTTGAGGGTATAGTGGATCCGGAAAATCAGACCATTTTTATTGGCCATGTCGGTGTTCCAGAAGAAGCTGAATGGATCAAAAAAGAGATTGAATCAAAAATCAAGGTGAAAGATATACAAATACATCCATATGGTCCCACGATTGCGACACATACTGGATTTGGATCAGTTGCGCTTTTCTCATTTGGTGAAGTAAGAAAATAA
- the cls gene encoding cardiolipin synthase, with translation MNILIYIFLGFFILNTIFAVITVFREKRDIAATWAWLLVLLLLPGIGFIFYLFVGKKLTREKIFDIKSQENIGMPELVQAQKDMLAEDEELLSAKQATENAKEMASLFLESDESILTKGNKVELFTDGAKKFESLIEDISKAEHHIHMIYYIIHNDKIGNLVLKALEERAAAGVDVLVIYDALGSRSLKSNFFKPLKKLGGKAEPFFGSKLPIINLRFNYRNHRKIVIIDGKIGYTGGFNVGDEYLGEYKKFGYWRDTHLKIQGNSVLALQSRFLMDWNAAVPKHKLEYAENYFPLIDKKGHSNVQVVSSGPDSDVEQIKKGYIKMISMAKESVFIQTPYFVPDDSVLESIQIAVMSGIDVKIMIPNKPDHPFIYRATMYYAAAMVAVGAEVYIYDNGFLHSKTVVVDGDICSIGTANFDIRSFKLNFEVNVFIYDCKVAQEQQKLFYEDMKKSYLLTQEILDNQSKWLKLKQTFSRLFSPIL, from the coding sequence ATGAACATACTAATATACATATTTTTAGGCTTTTTCATTTTAAATACCATATTTGCTGTTATTACGGTATTTCGTGAAAAACGAGATATTGCGGCTACTTGGGCATGGTTGCTTGTATTGCTTCTATTGCCAGGGATTGGGTTTATTTTTTATCTGTTTGTAGGTAAAAAATTGACTCGTGAAAAAATATTCGATATCAAATCCCAAGAGAACATTGGAATGCCAGAGCTTGTTCAAGCTCAAAAAGATATGCTGGCAGAGGATGAAGAGCTGTTGTCTGCTAAACAAGCTACTGAAAATGCAAAAGAGATGGCTAGTTTATTTTTAGAAAGCGATGAATCTATCTTAACTAAAGGAAATAAAGTAGAATTATTTACTGATGGAGCCAAAAAATTTGAGTCTCTGATTGAAGATATTTCTAAAGCTGAACACCATATTCATATGATTTATTATATTATCCATAATGATAAAATAGGTAACCTTGTCCTTAAAGCGTTAGAAGAAAGAGCAGCAGCAGGAGTCGATGTTTTAGTCATTTATGATGCATTAGGTTCTCGATCACTAAAGTCGAACTTTTTTAAACCATTGAAAAAATTAGGTGGAAAAGCTGAACCATTTTTTGGATCAAAACTTCCAATCATTAATTTGCGATTTAACTATCGTAATCACCGTAAAATTGTGATTATTGATGGAAAAATTGGGTATACTGGTGGTTTCAATGTGGGAGATGAATACTTAGGCGAATATAAGAAATTCGGCTACTGGAGAGATACTCATTTAAAAATACAAGGTAATTCGGTATTAGCTCTTCAGAGTCGTTTTTTAATGGATTGGAATGCTGCTGTTCCTAAGCACAAATTGGAATATGCAGAGAACTACTTTCCTTTGATCGATAAAAAAGGACACTCGAATGTTCAAGTTGTTTCAAGTGGACCTGATTCGGACGTTGAACAAATCAAAAAAGGCTATATCAAAATGATCAGTATGGCTAAGGAATCTGTTTTTATTCAAACGCCTTATTTTGTTCCTGATGATTCAGTATTAGAATCGATCCAAATTGCTGTTATGTCTGGTATCGACGTAAAAATTATGATACCGAATAAACCAGATCACCCGTTTATTTATCGTGCAACAATGTATTATGCAGCAGCAATGGTCGCCGTTGGAGCAGAAGTTTATATTTATGACAATGGATTTTTACATTCTAAAACAGTGGTTGTTGATGGAGATATTTGTTCAATTGGTACAGCAAATTTTGATATTCGAAGTTTTAAACTAAATTTTGAAGTGAATGTATTTATTTATGATTGTAAAGTTGCACAAGAACAACAAAAACTTTTCTACGAAGATATGAAGAAAAGTTACTTGTTAACGCAGGAGATACTGGATAATCAGTCTAAATGGTTAAAATTAAAGCAAACTTTTTCACGATTATTTTCTCCAATATTGTAA